DNA from Agathobaculum sp. NTUH-O15-33:
CCTTGGCCTCTAAAATGGCCTCTCTCTTCTTCGTCTCACCGGCTTTAATCGCTTCATTGATGATGCGGGTCGCTTCCTTTTCAGCGCTGCCTATTTCTTTTTCCGCAACGCTCTTTCGATACAGGAATCCAATGACCACGCCGACAATGAGGCATACAATCCCGGCGATGATGGGCGGAATTAAAGTGTTCATTGCTTCGGTTAAGTCCTCCTATTTATTTTTTTAGGTGCAATTTTGCTGGGGAAATGATTCGGTATAATGCCTTGAAACAGCCGCGCCGGTTGGCGCGGCAATATTACAGTAGGTATTATCTATAATAATTGTAAAGCCTTTTGGTCAAACTGTCAAGAAAAACCCGGTGCACACGGGGCAAATTTTGGCGCTTTTTGAGAAGAACTTTTCTGCGCCCTTGTGACGGGCCGCCCGATTTGATATAATAATGGGACTGCGAACGGAGGAAATACCATGGATCAAACGATGCGCCGCGTCCAAAAGGGCGCGCTGACCTATTATGTCTGCACGCGCCTGCCGGTTCGCCACGCGTTTACGACAAAGTTCGGCGGCGTCTCCGCCGGGCCGTGCGAAAGCCTGAACCTTGGCTTCGGCCGGGGGGACACGGAGGAAAACGTGCGTAAAAACTACGCGCTGCTCGCGGACGCGCTCGGCGTGCCCGCCGCGCGCTTTACGCTCACCAAGCAGATACACGAGGACGAGGTATCGGTCGTTTCCGAACAGGAAAGCGGCATGGGCCTGCAAAAGCCGATGGCGTGGCAGTCGGACGCGATCATCACGGCGCTTGGCGACACGCCCCTTGTGGGCTTTGGCGCGGACTGCGTCGTAACGCTTCTGTATGATCCCGCGGCGCGGGTCTGCGGCGTGTGCCACGCGGGCTGGCGCGGCACGGCAAAGGGCATTCTCGGCAAAACCGTGGCGCAAATGGCGGAAAAGCTCGGCGCGCATCCCGAAACGATGGTGGCCGTCATGGGCCCGTCCATCCATCAGGAGTGCTTCGAGACCGATTCGGACGTGCCGGACGAGATGGAACGCCTGCTTGGCGCGATGGTGCGTCCCTTTGTCATGGAAAAGGGCGAGAAATTCCACGTCGACTTACAGGGCGTCAACGCCGCGCTTTTGGCGCGGGCGGGGCTCCGGCCGGAAAACATCGTGGACAGCGGGCTTTGCACCATGTGCGAGCACCAAACCTTTTGGTCGCACCGCCATACAAACGGCGTGCGCGGCGTGCAGGCGGGCGTGATCTGCCTGTAAGGACCGGGGAAGGATACGGGATAAATGATAAGACAGAAAAAAAACGCGTTGGCGCTGCTGCTGGCCGCGCTCTGCCTGCTTGGCGGCTGCGGCGGCGGGGAAGAGGACGACACGCCGAAGGCCAAGGAGGATCATGTCAAGGTAAGCGACGCTTATTTTGGCCTAGCCTACTATGACACCGGCAAGCTCGACCCGGTGACGGACAACACGCGCATCAACCGCCTTGTGTGCGAGGCGATGTACGAGGGACTTTTTGAGGTGGGCGATAATTTCACCGCCGTGCCAGTTTTATGTTCGGAATACACGGGCGACGGCACAAGCTTTGTTTTCACCCTGCGGGAGGACGCGACGTTTTGGTCGGGCGAGCGGGTGACGGCGAAGGATGTGGTGGACAGCCTGATGGCGGCGCAGGAAAACGAAAATTCACCCTACCGGGAGCGGATGCGGCAGGTCGTTTCGGTGGAAGCGCAGGGCGATAACAAGGTGTCGATCGAACTGGGCGCGCCGAACGTGAATTTCCCGCGCCTGCTCGATATCCCGGTGCGCCGCATAAGCGACGCGAATGAAAGCTTTGCCGAGGGCACCGGCCCGTTTTGCCCGGTCAAGGAAAACGGCAAATGGACGCTGACCGCGAATGAAAACTGGCACGACGGTTTCCTCGGCACGATCCGGCGCATCACGCTCGTCACCATGGTCCGGGCGGACGCCGCGGTATCGAGCTTCCAAACCGGCGATGTGTCGCTGATGCGCGAGCCGCGCATCTCGTCGAACTCCACCGCGATCAACGGCTCGGTCGACACGGTGCAAACGCCGAGCGCCAACCTGCATTATATTGGCGTGAATTTTGCCAATGAAACGCTGAAAAACAGCGCGGTACGCCGCGCGCTCAGCACGGCGATCGGCCGGAAGGGCCTGTGCGACACGCAGTTGCAGACCTTTGCCGATCCGGCGGTGCTGCCGGTCAATCCCCAGCCTCTGGGGGACGACACTTTGAAGCTGGACATGTCCGGCTCGTCCGACAGCGCGGCCGCGCTGCTGGCGGAAGCAAAGCTGGAATCCGCGCCGAGCTTTACGCTGCTGGTCAATTCGGATAACTCCTTTAAGGTCGCGGCCGCGGAACAGATCGCCGCTTCGTGGAAGGCGGCCGGCATCAGCGTCACGGTCGATAAGCGGCCCTATGACGAATATGTGGCGGCGCTGCAAGCGGGCTCGTTCGATCTGTATTACGGCACCGCGCGTTTGATGCCGGATTTCGATCTGCGGCCGCTCATTTCATCCGGCGGAGCGCTCAATTTCGGCGGATACAGCAGCGATACCATGATGCAGGCGCTTACCAACTTCCGCTCGGGTCAGGATCTGACCGGGCTGTACCAGCTTTTCGTACAGGAGATGCCGATCATACCGATCGCGTTTGAGCGCGATCAGGTGGTCATTCGCAAGGGATTGATTAAAAACTTTACGCCCGAGCCGTATAACGCCTTTGCAAACCTTGAGACTTGGGAAGAAGCGGAGTAGTTTTGATTGTAAAGAAAGGAAAACACATGGGAGAAAAGGTCGTTCTGGGCCTGTCCGGGGGGTGGATTCGGCGGTTGCCGCCGCGCGCCTCCGGGATCAGGGCTATGAAGTGCACGGTATGTTTTTGGAGCTTGGCCTCGGCGGCGAGGAGGAAGCGAGAAAAGCCGCCGGAGAGCTGGGCGTCCCGTTTCATGTCGCCCACCGGGGGCAAGCGTTTGAACAAACGGTATGCGCCTATTTCGCCGGGGCGTATCAAAACGCGCGCACGCCCAACCCGTGTATCGTGTGCAACCCCCTTGTCAAGTTCCGCGCGCTGGCCGAGCTGGCGGACGAGCTGGGCGCGCCCTATCTCGCCACCGGCCACTATGCCCGCACCGGGCGGGACGGCGAGGGCCGCGCGCTTCTTCTGCGCGCGCGCGCAAAGAAGGATCAGACCTATATGCTCTACCGCCTGCCGCGCGAGACCGTGGCGCGCTGCCTGTTCCCGCTGGGCGAGGAACCGGATAAGGACGCGGTGCGCACCGAAGCGCGCAGCCGCTCGCTCGGCGTTTCGGAAAAGCCGGACAGCATGGATATTTGCTTTATTCCCGACGGGGACGTGCCCGGCTGGCTGGCGCGGCGCGGCGCGGCCTTGCCGCCCGGCGATTTCGTCGATGAAAACGGCAAGGTGCTAGGCCGCCACAAGGGTCTGCACTGCTACACCGTGGGGCAGCGCAAGGGACTGGGCGTCGCGGCGGAGGGGCGGCTGTTCGTGCAGGCGCTCGATCCCGTGAAGAATCAGGTGGTGCTGTCGCTGCACGATGTGTACCGTAAAACCGTGCGGTTGACGGGTACGCACTATATCGCGCCCGAATACGCGGCAAACGGCCCGTTTTCCTGCGAGGTGCGCGTGCGCTTTTCCGCAAAAAGCGACCGCGCGACCGTATATCCGGCGGGCGATACCGCCGTGATCGCGTTTGATGAGGCCGTGCGTGCCCCCGCGGCCGGGCAGTCCGCCGTGTTTTATGACGGCGATATCGTCATTGGCGGAGGGTTTATTGAAGATGCGGCGGAATGATCAGGCTTTCGGCCACTTGATGGCGTTGTTTTCCGTGCTCGTCTGGGGCACGACGTTTGTGTTCACCAAGGTGCTGCTCCGCACGTTTTCGCCGGTTGAGATCATGGTCACGCGGTTCGCGCTCGGCTTCGCGGCGCTGCTTCTCGTGGGGCGCGGTTGGCTGCGCGTTACCGAACGGCGGCACGAGTGGTATTTCGCGCTCGCGGGGCTTACCGGCGTTACCCTGTATTTCCTGATGGAGAATATCGCGCTGACGTATGCCTCGGCCTCGCTGATCGGCGTGGTCGTGTCGGTCGCGCCGCTGTTCACCGCGGTCGCGGTGCGGCTGTTTAACGGCGGCGAACCGATGGGGCGGTTCTTTTTTCTGGGCTTTGCCTGCGCGCTGGCGGGGGTGGCGCTCGTGTCGTTTTCCGGCGTGCGCGAACTGCATTTTAGTCCGCTCGGCGCGCTGCTCGGCGTGCTGGCGGCGGTCGTTTGGGGCGTTTACTCAGCGGTTATACGCAAAATCGGCGCGTTTGGCTACCAGACGGTGCCCGCGACCGCGCGCGTATTCTTTTATGGGCTGCTGTTTCTCGTGCCCGTCGCGGTGTGGGATGGTTTCCCGGCCGGTTTCGCGGCGTGGCTCAGGCCGGAGCATCTGGGCGGGCTGCTGTTTCTCGGTCTGTGCGCTTCGGCAATGTGCTTTGTCACGTGGAACCGCGCGGTACATATTCTGGGCGCGCTGAAAACGAGCGTGTATGTTTATATCGTGCCGGTGGTGACGATCGTGTTTTCCGCCATTATCCTGCACGAATCCATGACGCCGATGATGGCGGCCGGCACGGTTTTGGCGCTTGCCGGTTTGTTCCTTTCGGAAAAACGGGAAAAACAGACGCAGAACGAAACGAATTAAAACTGCGGAACAACCATTCGGCTGTTCCGCAGTTTTTTATTCCAGCTCTTTGAAGCCTTCGCCGTGCACGGCGTTGGTGTCGGTGGCGATGAGAAAGGCGTTCGGGTCCTCCTCATAGACGATTGCTTTCAAGCGGTGATATTCCTGCACGCGCACGACGCAAAGCAGCGCCTCGCCGCCCTGCCCGCTGTACGCGCCACGGCTCTGTAAAAAGGTTGCGGTGCGGTACAATTCGCCGATGATGCGCGCGGCGATATTCGCGGTCTTTTCTGAAAGGATGAGCACCTGCTTGCCCCGGTCAAGGCCGTAAACGATGCCGTTTATCACCTTGCTTTGACAGAACAGCGCGATCAGGCCGAACAATCCGGCCTCAAGATCTCGGAATACCAGCATGGACAGGCCGAGCACGATACAGTCCACGGCCATCAGCGCCGCGCCGAGCTGCACATGGGGATAGCGCCGCTCGATCAGGAAAGAAATAATATCCGTACCCGCCGTTGTGGAGCCGCGCAAAAAGATCAGCCCCAGCCCTGCGCCCACGAACAGCCCGCCGAAGATCGAGCCAAGCATGCGGTCCCCCGTGTATTGCGGAAAAAACGGCGTGACGATCAGATCGAGCACCGCGCTGCTGATCAGCAGCGTTTTGAGCGATTTCAGCGTAAACGCCCGGCCCAGCCGCGTAAACGCGGCCACCAGAATCGGCAGATTGAGCGCCACGGTGGTCAGGCCGACCGGCAGCCCCCACAGGTGTCGCAGCAGCAGGGCAAGGCCGGATACCCCGCCCGGCGCGATCTGCGCGGGTTCGATAAAGCAATAAATGCCTGCCGCTAGCGCGAACGACCCCGCAAGGTCGTATACGGTATCGAGCAGCGTTTGATGGGCTGCCTGCCGCAAATGCATGGCGCGCGCCCCTTTCCAACGAAAATAAAAAGGGCGGCGCGGCTGACAAAGCCGCGCCGCCCTTGTGGTTAGGGTTTCGCATATTGCGTTTTTTATACGGAAAGCGCATTTTTTGCATCCTGCGGCGTGCAGAAAAAACACAGATGGTCCTTGATCTCGCCGTTATACAGCTTTTCCGCGCGGTGCAGCATGCCCTCGTACTGGAAGCCGCACTTTTCCAGCACGCGGCGCGAGCGGGCGTTGTCCGGGTAACAGGTGGCGGAGATCAGCTCGAGCCCCATTTCAAAAAAACCGGCGCGCAGAACGGCGCCCACAGCCTCGGTCATGTAGCCGCAGCCCCAATAGTCCTCGCCCATTGCGTAGCCGAGCATGCGCGCGGCTTCGTTTTCGCGCTTGGGGTCGTGAATGATGCCGCACGAGCCCATCAGGCGGCCGTCCGCCCGGCGCACGATCGCCCACACGCTGGGCTGGTTCAAAAAAACAACGCGCAGGATATCCGCGGATTCGATCAAGCTTTCATGCGGCTTCCAGCCCGCGTTCGGCCCCACGTTCGGACCCTTGGAGTATTCGTACAGCGCCTCGGCGTCATCCTCCCGGAAGGGGCGAAGCAGCAGCCGCTTCGTATAAAGATCCATATGCGCTCCTTTCAGTGGGCCGCAAGCCGTTCCACGGCTTGCTCGGCCGTGTCGGTGAAAAAGATGTCGCGCCCCCGGTTGCTCTCTCGGATGAAATCACGCAAAGGCTTGCTGGTATAGCCGGAAAAGTCGCCGAAAACCGCGAATTTTACTTGATAGTTGATAAAGCGCTGCAAAATCTCGCCCGCCAGACAGGTGCTGAGCGTGAAAAAATCTTCGCTCAGCGCCTGCTTGTTGACGGCGATGCGGTCGCAGTCCGCTGCGTACCGGATCGAAGCGATTAGGTCAAGCGCGCTCGATACGTCGCGGATGAGAGGGGCGTCGCTCTGGATGACCGCGATCAGGCGGCCGTTTTGTTTGATGATTTGCTGTGTCATAGAAATCCTTTCTGAATGAAAAAAGACGCAGGGGGAGCGTGATCACCCCACCCTGCATCATTTATTTTTGTGTTATTTGATTGTCATGACCTGATCGCGCGCGGGACCTACGCCCAGCATCGAGATCGGGCAATCGACGATACGTTCAAGCTCGCGGATATAACTCTGTACAGACTGCGGCAGCTCGCTGAACGAACGGCAGGCGGTGATATCCTCGTCAAAGCCGTCGAATTCCTCATAGATCGGCTTGCAGTGCTCAAGATCGGCAAAGTTCGCGGGGAACTCGGTCAGGCGCTGGCCCTTATAATCGTAAGCGACGCAAACCTTGAGCTTCGGCAGGCCGCGCAGCGGATCG
Protein-coding regions in this window:
- a CDS encoding DMT family transporter, with amino-acid sequence MRRNDQAFGHLMALFSVLVWGTTFVFTKVLLRTFSPVEIMVTRFALGFAALLLVGRGWLRVTERRHEWYFALAGLTGVTLYFLMENIALTYASASLIGVVVSVAPLFTAVAVRLFNGGEPMGRFFFLGFACALAGVALVSFSGVRELHFSPLGALLGVLAAVVWGVYSAVIRKIGAFGYQTVPATARVFFYGLLFLVPVAVWDGFPAGFAAWLRPEHLGGLLFLGLCASAMCFVTWNRAVHILGALKTSVYVYIVPVVTIVFSAIILHESMTPMMAAGTVLALAGLFLSEKREKQTQNETN
- a CDS encoding GNAT family N-acetyltransferase, which codes for MDLYTKRLLLRPFREDDAEALYEYSKGPNVGPNAGWKPHESLIESADILRVVFLNQPSVWAIVRRADGRLMGSCGIIHDPKRENEAARMLGYAMGEDYWGCGYMTEAVGAVLRAGFFEMGLELISATCYPDNARSRRVLEKCGFQYEGMLHRAEKLYNGEIKDHLCFFCTPQDAKNALSV
- a CDS encoding DUF4180 domain-containing protein, which codes for MTQQIIKQNGRLIAVIQSDAPLIRDVSSALDLIASIRYAADCDRIAVNKQALSEDFFTLSTCLAGEILQRFINYQVKFAVFGDFSGYTSKPLRDFIRESNRGRDIFFTDTAEQAVERLAAH
- a CDS encoding YitT family protein; amino-acid sequence: MHLRQAAHQTLLDTVYDLAGSFALAAGIYCFIEPAQIAPGGVSGLALLLRHLWGLPVGLTTVALNLPILVAAFTRLGRAFTLKSLKTLLISSAVLDLIVTPFFPQYTGDRMLGSIFGGLFVGAGLGLIFLRGSTTAGTDIISFLIERRYPHVQLGAALMAVDCIVLGLSMLVFRDLEAGLFGLIALFCQSKVINGIVYGLDRGKQVLILSEKTANIAARIIGELYRTATFLQSRGAYSGQGGEALLCVVRVQEYHRLKAIVYEEDPNAFLIATDTNAVHGEGFKELE
- a CDS encoding ABC transporter substrate-binding protein translates to MIRQKKNALALLLAALCLLGGCGGGEEDDTPKAKEDHVKVSDAYFGLAYYDTGKLDPVTDNTRINRLVCEAMYEGLFEVGDNFTAVPVLCSEYTGDGTSFVFTLREDATFWSGERVTAKDVVDSLMAAQENENSPYRERMRQVVSVEAQGDNKVSIELGAPNVNFPRLLDIPVRRISDANESFAEGTGPFCPVKENGKWTLTANENWHDGFLGTIRRITLVTMVRADAAVSSFQTGDVSLMREPRISSNSTAINGSVDTVQTPSANLHYIGVNFANETLKNSAVRRALSTAIGRKGLCDTQLQTFADPAVLPVNPQPLGDDTLKLDMSGSSDSAAALLAEAKLESAPSFTLLVNSDNSFKVAAAEQIAASWKAAGISVTVDKRPYDEYVAALQAGSFDLYYGTARLMPDFDLRPLISSGGALNFGGYSSDTMMQALTNFRSGQDLTGLYQLFVQEMPIIPIAFERDQVVIRKGLIKNFTPEPYNAFANLETWEEAE
- the pgeF gene encoding peptidoglycan editing factor PgeF, whose amino-acid sequence is MDQTMRRVQKGALTYYVCTRLPVRHAFTTKFGGVSAGPCESLNLGFGRGDTEENVRKNYALLADALGVPAARFTLTKQIHEDEVSVVSEQESGMGLQKPMAWQSDAIITALGDTPLVGFGADCVVTLLYDPAARVCGVCHAGWRGTAKGILGKTVAQMAEKLGAHPETMVAVMGPSIHQECFETDSDVPDEMERLLGAMVRPFVMEKGEKFHVDLQGVNAALLARAGLRPENIVDSGLCTMCEHQTFWSHRHTNGVRGVQAGVICL
- the mnmA gene encoding tRNA 2-thiouridine(34) synthase MnmA; the encoded protein is MDSAVAAARLRDQGYEVHGMFLELGLGGEEEARKAAGELGVPFHVAHRGQAFEQTVCAYFAGAYQNARTPNPCIVCNPLVKFRALAELADELGAPYLATGHYARTGRDGEGRALLLRARAKKDQTYMLYRLPRETVARCLFPLGEEPDKDAVRTEARSRSLGVSEKPDSMDICFIPDGDVPGWLARRGAALPPGDFVDENGKVLGRHKGLHCYTVGQRKGLGVAAEGRLFVQALDPVKNQVVLSLHDVYRKTVRLTGTHYIAPEYAANGPFSCEVRVRFSAKSDRATVYPAGDTAVIAFDEAVRAPAAGQSAVFYDGDIVIGGGFIEDAAE